One segment of bacterium DNA contains the following:
- a CDS encoding cytochrome c3 family protein, whose product MKTRVLPITRILSLGAVCLLLAVAAFAKMKMEPSATRRELKFSHGFHQEQGITCDQCHVNAKTSATGKDDLLPGHAQCSQCHDVQKTTECSTCHLSQAPKPSARIVDYSPKFSHQRHIEQGKLECTLCHTNLDSALTPHQMGHGPNMGECMTCHDQQLVKNDCSTCHLPTDKLKPEDHNLNWVYRHGMAASSMTDVRCMMCHNTNQNAAMDCNRCHNGDQITNPHPRDYVTRHGADAHLSDVQCNVCHEVSYCNDCHAQRQLVPPSHFKPNWANRTTGGDHKDRAEFDLESCMSCHDRPNAEPVCVQCHGK is encoded by the coding sequence ATGAAAACCCGAGTCCTTCCTATCACCAGGATTTTGAGCCTTGGAGCCGTCTGTCTGCTGCTGGCCGTGGCGGCCTTTGCCAAGATGAAGATGGAGCCGTCGGCCACGCGCCGCGAGCTGAAGTTCAGCCACGGTTTTCATCAGGAGCAGGGAATTACCTGCGACCAATGCCATGTCAACGCCAAGACCAGCGCCACGGGCAAAGATGATCTGCTGCCCGGCCATGCGCAGTGCAGCCAGTGCCATGATGTCCAAAAGACCACCGAGTGCAGTACCTGCCATTTGAGCCAGGCACCGAAGCCCAGCGCGCGGATTGTCGATTACAGCCCCAAGTTCAGCCATCAGCGGCATATCGAGCAAGGCAAACTTGAGTGCACCCTGTGCCATACCAATCTCGATTCGGCGCTTACCCCCCATCAGATGGGACATGGGCCGAATATGGGCGAGTGCATGACCTGCCACGATCAGCAGCTGGTAAAGAATGATTGCAGCACCTGCCATCTGCCGACGGACAAGCTGAAACCGGAAGATCATAATCTGAACTGGGTGTACCGGCACGGTATGGCGGCGTCGAGCATGACTGATGTGCGCTGCATGATGTGCCACAACACCAACCAGAACGCAGCGATGGATTGCAACCGCTGCCACAACGGCGACCAGATCACCAATCCGCACCCGCGCGACTATGTGACGCGCCACGGCGCGGATGCGCATCTGTCCGATGTGCAGTGCAACGTGTGCCACGAAGTCAGTTATTGTAACGACTGCCACGCACAGCGGCAGCTTGTCCCGCCCAGCCACTTCAAACCGAACTGGGCTAATCGCACCACAGGCGGCGATCACAAAGACCGCGCGGAATTCGATTTGGAAAGCTGCATGTCCTGTCATGACCGCCCCAATGCGGAGCCGGTCTGCGTTCAGTGCCACGGGAAATGA
- a CDS encoding CxxxxCH/CxxCH domain-containing protein has protein sequence MKQHKSLWIFLGLLALALMVAMVSCKTTREQSTLGPHPAGWNDPASAAFHGFAAARDSNSCRECHGQDLHGGSSGRSCYDCHATFPHPATWMDTTSSAFHGVAAKTDSSKSCVGCHGSDFQGGISGVGCYRCHTTYPHIVNTAWQQPLSTSPLFHGWYAQSDTNGPGQTCKPCHGTDFRGTPRANSCYDCHSVLHTTVENEDTDTHRAFVASKGWKINDNCAVCHGTDFTGGAAAGVDSAAVCIQCHAPTDNVMMLTGCNVCHTTEPELRSFWKVPFGTADAGAHPLHVADNKFSCRECHPSLSASGHPHPLPADVAFNRAVLADTFGFSPAFSHVGAPNSGNGACSNVYCHSNGLNPNFPPHQNPRPAVVFPQWTLHGGCGMCHAIPPSLADDPSHPQGTGLNCSACHHDVDPNSNFNFPDSIRFVSDSLHVDANYHL, from the coding sequence ATGAAACAACACAAATCTCTTTGGATATTTCTCGGGCTGCTCGCGCTGGCGCTGATGGTGGCGATGGTTTCCTGCAAGACCACGCGTGAACAATCCACCTTAGGTCCGCATCCGGCGGGTTGGAATGACCCGGCCAGCGCGGCCTTCCACGGCTTTGCCGCCGCCCGCGACAGCAACTCCTGCCGCGAGTGCCACGGTCAGGATCTGCACGGCGGATCCAGCGGGCGCTCCTGTTACGATTGCCATGCGACCTTCCCGCATCCGGCCACCTGGATGGACACCACCAGTTCTGCGTTCCACGGTGTGGCGGCCAAGACCGACAGTAGCAAGTCCTGCGTGGGTTGTCACGGTTCCGATTTCCAGGGCGGCATCAGCGGCGTGGGCTGCTACCGCTGTCATACGACGTATCCGCATATTGTCAATACCGCCTGGCAGCAGCCGCTGTCGACGTCGCCGCTGTTCCACGGCTGGTACGCCCAGAGCGACACCAACGGCCCGGGACAGACCTGCAAGCCGTGTCACGGCACAGACTTCCGCGGAACGCCGCGGGCCAATTCCTGCTACGATTGCCACAGTGTGCTGCACACGACGGTGGAAAACGAAGATACCGATACTCACCGCGCGTTTGTCGCTTCCAAGGGCTGGAAGATCAATGATAACTGCGCCGTGTGCCACGGCACCGACTTTACGGGCGGCGCGGCGGCCGGTGTGGACAGTGCGGCGGTGTGCATCCAGTGCCACGCGCCGACCGACAACGTGATGATGCTGACGGGCTGCAATGTCTGCCATACGACCGAACCGGAACTGCGTTCCTTCTGGAAAGTGCCGTTCGGCACGGCGGACGCGGGCGCACATCCGCTGCATGTGGCGGACAACAAGTTCTCCTGCCGCGAATGCCATCCGTCGCTGTCCGCGTCGGGTCATCCCCATCCGCTGCCGGCAGATGTGGCCTTCAACCGCGCCGTACTGGCCGATACCTTCGGCTTCAGCCCGGCGTTCAGCCATGTGGGCGCGCCCAACAGTGGCAACGGGGCCTGTTCGAATGTCTACTGCCATTCCAACGGCTTAAACCCGAACTTCCCGCCGCATCAGAATCCCCGTCCGGCGGTGGTGTTCCCGCAATGGACACTGCACGGCGGCTGCGGGATGTGCCATGCGATTCCGCCGTCTCTGGCTGATGACCCGAGTCACCCGCAGGGAACCGGCCTGAACTGTTCGGCGTGCCATCATGACGTGGATCCGAACTCCAATTTCAATTTCCCGGATTCCATTCGGTTTGTCTCCGATTCTTTGCACGTGGATGCCAACTATCATTTGTAA
- the ccsA gene encoding cytochrome c biogenesis protein CcsA, whose product MGTTLDVKLFWVAFACYGFGWLAYSFWLGLRKPILTKLGTTLFVLGIIPQTIAFGLRWANTGHFPLSNMYEYLAVMSWMAAISLAFLTWRYRHWVISALISPVVVMLMVAASLLPKEPSMQLMPALQSYWLMIHVSLASIGAGAFAVAAAVSMIYLFAAKDKDEEKAPFQPKLKAPAISLVAIPALMLIIGGAAGLFSNVTHFGFFGDPSGGMGSAVILCGMYLPLAGFVWARLAKGEPGPEQRYWAAVGFLALFIGALVTGFLIRSDRIALTTDSPLKIFEFFGVTLICSAIALFVVHALLGFGKVPAKLHLEGKLLDEINYRAVTLGYPLYTLGALFAGAIWAEQAWGAFWSWDPKEVGALIIWLFYSAFLHARYQRGWSGSRTALLSLVGFAMMMLSFFGNYFFGGLHSYGLNAASEQRIELAAAPAQAQPATASLADGFWTIPTDK is encoded by the coding sequence ATGGGCACAACTCTCGACGTCAAGTTATTCTGGGTAGCCTTCGCGTGCTACGGATTCGGCTGGCTGGCGTATTCCTTCTGGCTGGGGCTGAGAAAACCGATCCTGACGAAGCTGGGAACCACGCTCTTTGTGCTGGGCATTATCCCGCAGACCATTGCCTTTGGTCTGCGCTGGGCCAATACCGGCCACTTCCCGCTCTCCAACATGTATGAGTATCTCGCGGTGATGAGCTGGATGGCGGCGATCAGCCTGGCCTTTCTGACCTGGCGCTATCGCCATTGGGTCATCAGCGCGCTGATTTCACCTGTGGTAGTAATGTTGATGGTGGCGGCCTCGCTGCTGCCCAAAGAGCCTTCGATGCAGCTCATGCCTGCGCTGCAGAGTTACTGGCTGATGATTCATGTGTCGCTGGCGTCGATCGGCGCGGGCGCGTTTGCCGTCGCGGCGGCGGTGTCTATGATCTACCTGTTTGCCGCCAAGGACAAGGATGAGGAAAAGGCGCCGTTCCAGCCCAAGCTGAAAGCTCCGGCAATTTCGCTGGTGGCGATTCCGGCCTTGATGCTGATTATCGGTGGCGCAGCGGGCCTGTTCTCGAATGTTACCCACTTCGGCTTCTTCGGTGATCCGTCGGGCGGCATGGGCAGCGCGGTGATTTTGTGCGGTATGTATCTGCCATTGGCGGGATTTGTCTGGGCGCGCCTGGCCAAGGGTGAACCGGGACCGGAACAACGGTACTGGGCGGCGGTCGGTTTCCTGGCGCTGTTTATCGGCGCACTGGTTACCGGTTTCCTGATCCGCAGTGACAGGATTGCCTTGACGACCGACAGCCCGCTGAAGATCTTCGAATTCTTCGGTGTGACCCTGATCTGTTCAGCCATTGCCCTGTTTGTTGTTCATGCCCTGCTGGGCTTTGGCAAGGTGCCTGCCAAGTTGCATCTTGAGGGCAAACTGCTCGATGAGATCAACTACCGCGCCGTGACCCTTGGCTATCCCTTGTACACATTGGGCGCGTTGTTTGCCGGGGCCATCTGGGCCGAGCAAGCGTGGGGCGCCTTCTGGAGCTGGGATCCCAAGGAAGTCGGCGCACTGATTATCTGGCTGTTTTACAGCGCCTTCCTCCATGCCCGCTACCAGCGCGGCTGGTCGGGATCGAGAACCGCCCTGCTGTCCCTGGTCGGCTTTGCCATGATGATGCTCTCGTTCTTCGGCAACTACTTCTTCGGCGGCCTGCACTCGTATGGACTTAACGCGGCCAGTGAACAACGTATCGAACTAGCCGCTGCGCCCGCGCAGGCGCAGCCGGCAACCGCATCGCTGGCGGATGGGTTTTGGACAATCCCCACCGACAAGTGA
- a CDS encoding cytochrome c biogenesis protein ResB → MDDLNYQSYLTEQETLEPESKPAAKKKLSLWDLLATMKFAIWILVLLGVLSLVSLFVGELLPKNEAGQATVQGTGRAVVDLFQMTDPFRSWWYRLLLGLLCLSLLACVLERTPVIWRLWHRKPPEDAGWLRNIRYGVQRVVTAPREDLEKHLGGGWDWRLKSDKLWVGERGRVGMWGPLLTHIGMLLIGVGALIGSFGGMTTRAGGYAADTIDAQDVPGLPFAVRIDSFRIQYWPLQPGQMVLVDNRYVGRLVKLEAGGTWLVEEQDETGKKTLSSNEPQYIRNQFNNNMDRGNIRKFASYVTILENGREMEKREIAVNAPLRRSGYRFYQSSYDPDNPRATATYAGAMISLTDSAKGITDSLLLKPGVETALPGDTLKVTAGQLLPHFKLGQNGPFSEDAEFVNPAVQLSFKGPHSYEKTQWVFLKFPPMQSGPGHFSYRVTRLSGEQASAELATIFEVKKTYGAWILWAGFLICSLGLVLCFYISHRVLYVEWPQAGQKEIRLTGLSRKTAHLFARQLDLMLEGLNSQAVS, encoded by the coding sequence ATGGACGATCTGAATTATCAGAGTTACCTGACGGAACAGGAAACTCTGGAGCCGGAAAGTAAGCCAGCGGCGAAGAAGAAGCTGAGCCTGTGGGATCTTCTGGCAACGATGAAATTTGCGATCTGGATTCTGGTGCTGCTGGGCGTGCTCTCGCTGGTCTCGCTGTTTGTCGGTGAACTTCTGCCCAAGAATGAAGCCGGACAGGCGACGGTACAGGGAACGGGACGCGCGGTGGTAGATCTGTTCCAGATGACGGATCCCTTCCGTTCCTGGTGGTATAGGCTGTTGCTCGGTTTGCTGTGCCTGTCTCTGCTGGCCTGTGTGCTTGAACGCACCCCGGTTATCTGGCGGCTGTGGCATCGCAAGCCGCCGGAGGATGCCGGCTGGCTGCGGAATATCCGCTACGGTGTGCAGCGCGTTGTGACCGCTCCGCGTGAAGATCTGGAAAAGCATCTCGGCGGCGGCTGGGACTGGCGGCTGAAATCGGACAAGTTGTGGGTGGGCGAGCGTGGCCGGGTCGGCATGTGGGGTCCGCTGCTGACGCACATCGGCATGCTGCTCATCGGCGTCGGCGCATTGATCGGCTCCTTCGGCGGGATGACCACCCGCGCGGGCGGTTATGCCGCCGATACGATTGACGCTCAGGATGTGCCCGGTCTGCCCTTTGCCGTGCGGATCGACAGTTTCCGCATTCAGTACTGGCCGCTCCAGCCGGGGCAGATGGTACTGGTGGACAACCGTTATGTGGGCCGGCTGGTCAAGCTGGAGGCGGGTGGAACGTGGCTGGTCGAAGAGCAGGATGAGACGGGCAAGAAGACCTTGTCTTCCAACGAGCCGCAGTATATCCGCAATCAGTTCAACAACAATATGGATCGCGGCAACATCCGCAAGTTCGCCAGTTATGTGACGATCCTGGAAAATGGCCGCGAAATGGAAAAGCGGGAAATTGCGGTGAACGCTCCGCTGCGGCGCAGCGGCTACCGCTTCTACCAGAGTTCCTACGATCCGGATAATCCGCGCGCGACTGCAACCTATGCCGGCGCGATGATTTCCCTGACGGACAGCGCCAAGGGGATCACCGACAGCCTGCTCTTGAAACCCGGCGTGGAAACGGCCCTTCCCGGCGACACTCTGAAAGTCACCGCCGGCCAACTGCTGCCGCATTTCAAGCTGGGACAGAATGGGCCGTTCAGCGAGGACGCGGAATTTGTCAATCCCGCGGTGCAACTGTCTTTTAAGGGCCCGCACAGTTACGAAAAGACGCAGTGGGTGTTTTTGAAATTCCCGCCCATGCAGTCCGGACCGGGACACTTCAGCTACCGGGTCACCCGTTTGAGCGGGGAGCAGGCCTCGGCAGAACTGGCGACCATTTTCGAAGTCAAGAAGACGTATGGCGCCTGGATTTTGTGGGCAGGTTTCCTGATCTGCTCTTTAGGACTGGTATTGTGTTTCTACATTTCACACCGCGTGCTGTATGTGGAGTGGCCGCAGGCAGGACAGAAAGAGATCCGGTTGACCGGACTGTCCCGCAAGACGGCGCACCTGTTTGCGCGGCAGCTTGACCTTATGCTCGAAGGTTTGAACAGTCAGGCGGTCTCATAG
- a CDS encoding cytochrome c family protein — MYGRFAKIITFAAVMMVLVLGAALALAEDAPKAASDTKKEHAYVGSKTCKMCHNTEAQAKIYDKWMSTKHAHAMAALDSAKGETTNPKCLKCHTTGYGKATGFDKVKDKQGAEDLGSVGCEACHGPGSDYKAMGVMKNHEQAIANGLIVPTEEVCKTCHNQESPTFKGFDYTTMFPKIAHGKKAAGAGEKK, encoded by the coding sequence ATGTACGGTCGTTTTGCGAAAATCATCACCTTCGCGGCGGTGATGATGGTTCTGGTTCTGGGTGCCGCCCTGGCCCTGGCCGAGGATGCCCCCAAGGCCGCCTCGGACACCAAAAAAGAGCACGCGTATGTCGGCAGCAAGACCTGCAAGATGTGCCATAACACCGAAGCTCAGGCAAAGATTTACGACAAGTGGATGAGCACGAAGCATGCGCACGCCATGGCGGCGCTGGATTCGGCCAAGGGCGAGACCACCAATCCCAAGTGCCTCAAGTGCCACACCACCGGTTACGGCAAAGCCACGGGTTTTGACAAGGTTAAGGACAAGCAGGGTGCCGAAGATCTGGGTTCGGTCGGTTGCGAAGCCTGCCACGGCCCCGGTTCGGATTATAAGGCCATGGGCGTGATGAAGAATCACGAGCAGGCCATTGCCAATGGTTTGATCGTTCCGACCGAAGAAGTTTGCAAGACCTGCCACAATCAGGAATCGCCGACCTTCAAGGGCTTCGATTACACCACCATGTTCCCGAAGATCGCCCACGGTAAGAAGGCGGCGGGCGCTGGCGAGAAGAAGTAA
- a CDS encoding T9SS type A sorting domain-containing protein: MGRLSVFFRLAMSLLFVTGLHHLSYGQPVSDCLPCHTHYGQMMWPTNPHAHTQEHVAGELAANWAGQPPDSVIIGSQAENCIACHAPRAVTIGGGMTESQAMGYFFSTSGGVYTDSTRSLHTDTWPDVTCVSCHRMPTSHPGQMPTLALFNSTTAQYDSVRNVSEQCGQCHGGLRFADTDHQLFSAWQQSTHGHRGQTDVASELASDWAGRTPAEVISGPDPEDCIQCHAPTAVKLDGGITEVQVLNRFFTTVNGRFTANTTVADTAHWPDVACNSCHDPHQPDSIAIYNSALRRYDYLPSRDQQCGQCHGNLRFAGTDHLSYNIEQGTGGIGVPDLVTMPGTHCTDCHMHRGDTDGTHSKTYEGHRWSVFTPESDGSVSASCTVCHAGMSADSAQATVDAWRGEFEQLAASAGQRVAQADSALQGSTDSLRLRDLDEAQRNLQFAQSDESGGAHNHTYVMALFNDAIIKADGILGTDAAPRAVPERFALLQNYPNPFNPSTRIQFSLAAQVHVRLQVYNELGERVSTLLDGSRPAGTYTLMWDGKNAAAGIYFYRLEAGSFTETKKMLLIR, encoded by the coding sequence ATGGGAAGGCTATCGGTCTTCTTCCGGTTGGCGATGAGTCTGCTCTTTGTCACAGGGCTGCACCACCTTTCCTACGGGCAGCCTGTCTCGGATTGCCTGCCGTGTCACACGCATTATGGGCAGATGATGTGGCCCACTAATCCGCACGCGCACACGCAAGAGCATGTTGCCGGGGAACTGGCAGCCAACTGGGCAGGGCAGCCGCCGGATTCCGTGATCATCGGATCGCAGGCGGAAAACTGCATTGCCTGTCACGCTCCGCGCGCCGTGACTATCGGCGGGGGCATGACGGAATCGCAGGCGATGGGCTATTTCTTTTCCACGAGTGGCGGTGTCTACACCGATTCCACCCGTTCGCTGCATACAGACACCTGGCCCGATGTCACGTGTGTGAGCTGCCACCGTATGCCCACGTCGCATCCGGGTCAAATGCCTACTCTGGCACTGTTTAATTCGACCACCGCGCAGTATGATTCGGTACGCAATGTGTCGGAGCAGTGCGGGCAGTGCCATGGCGGGCTGCGCTTTGCGGATACGGACCATCAATTGTTCTCAGCCTGGCAGCAGAGCACCCACGGTCATCGCGGCCAGACCGACGTTGCCTCGGAGTTGGCGTCCGATTGGGCAGGCCGGACTCCGGCGGAAGTCATCAGCGGCCCGGATCCGGAAGATTGTATCCAGTGTCACGCACCGACGGCGGTGAAGCTGGACGGCGGAATCACGGAAGTGCAGGTGCTCAACCGGTTCTTTACAACGGTGAACGGACGGTTTACCGCGAACACCACCGTGGCGGATACGGCGCACTGGCCGGACGTGGCCTGCAATTCCTGCCACGATCCGCACCAGCCGGATTCCATCGCGATTTACAATTCCGCCTTACGCCGTTACGATTATTTGCCGAGTAGAGATCAACAGTGCGGACAGTGCCACGGAAATTTGCGCTTTGCGGGCACGGACCACTTAAGCTACAATATCGAGCAGGGAACCGGGGGAATCGGAGTTCCCGATCTGGTGACGATGCCGGGAACGCACTGTACGGATTGCCACATGCACCGCGGCGATACCGATGGTACGCACTCCAAGACGTACGAAGGCCATCGCTGGTCCGTGTTCACGCCGGAGTCAGACGGCTCGGTGAGCGCTTCCTGCACTGTTTGTCATGCCGGAATGAGCGCCGATTCGGCCCAAGCCACCGTGGATGCGTGGCGCGGGGAATTTGAGCAGCTCGCGGCGAGCGCCGGCCAGCGTGTGGCCCAAGCCGACAGCGCGCTGCAAGGCAGCACAGACAGCCTCCGGCTGCGGGACCTCGACGAAGCGCAGCGCAATCTCCAGTTTGCGCAGTCGGACGAGAGCGGCGGCGCGCACAACCACACGTATGTGATGGCGTTGTTCAATGACGCGATCATCAAAGCGGATGGAATTCTGGGCACAGACGCTGCGCCCCGGGCGGTTCCTGAACGCTTCGCGCTTCTCCAGAATTACCCGAATCCGTTTAATCCTTCAACGCGGATTCAGTTCAGCCTGGCAGCTCAAGTGCATGTGCGGCTGCAGGTGTACAATGAATTGGGTGAACGGGTAAGCACCCTGTTGGACGGCAGCCGGCCCGCCGGAACCTACACACTGATGTGGGACGGAAAGAATGCCGCCGCGGGAATCTATTTTTACCGGCTTGAAGCCGGCAGCTTCACCGAAACCAAGAAGATGCTTCTGATCCGCTGA
- a CDS encoding 4Fe-4S dicluster domain-containing protein produces the protein MDPSRRQFLKTAGVAAAAAAAGIVAKPLTAEANVHVEANPDRFGVLTDTTLCIGLNCRRCEIACAKENGNPPIDTPPEDESVFDHLRRTHENQFTVVNRYPNPHGADKHPIYVKKQCMHCDEPACSSACFVKALRKTKEGPVVYDASVCVGCRYCMVACPFDIPAYEYHNPTSPKVRKCTMCYATRTSLGRKPACVEACPKEVMTFGKRSDLIKLAYEKIQADPVRYERHLYGEHEVGGTSWMFLSGAPFEKIGLPEHLGDVGLPEYPRNYLSAAPLVMAIWPALWGGLYMFTKRRDELEKQEKEKGHETHDQEEK, from the coding sequence ATGGATCCATCACGACGACAATTCCTTAAGACGGCCGGAGTGGCCGCCGCGGCTGCCGCCGCCGGGATTGTGGCCAAGCCACTCACGGCAGAGGCAAACGTTCATGTTGAGGCCAATCCGGACCGTTTCGGCGTCCTGACCGATACGACTCTGTGCATTGGCCTGAACTGCCGCCGCTGTGAAATCGCCTGCGCCAAGGAAAATGGGAACCCGCCCATTGACACACCGCCGGAAGACGAGTCCGTCTTCGACCATCTGCGCCGCACCCACGAGAATCAGTTCACGGTCGTCAACCGTTACCCGAATCCACACGGGGCGGACAAGCATCCGATTTACGTCAAGAAGCAGTGTATGCACTGCGATGAGCCGGCCTGCTCCTCGGCCTGTTTTGTCAAGGCCCTGCGCAAGACCAAAGAAGGTCCGGTGGTGTACGACGCCAGTGTCTGCGTCGGCTGCCGTTACTGCATGGTGGCCTGCCCGTTCGATATTCCGGCGTATGAATATCATAATCCGACCTCGCCCAAGGTGCGCAAGTGCACGATGTGCTATGCCACCCGCACCAGCCTCGGACGCAAGCCGGCCTGTGTGGAAGCCTGTCCCAAGGAAGTGATGACCTTCGGCAAGCGCAGCGATCTGATCAAACTGGCTTACGAAAAAATTCAGGCCGATCCGGTGCGCTATGAACGGCATCTTTACGGCGAGCATGAAGTGGGTGGCACAAGCTGGATGTTCCTGTCGGGTGCGCCGTTCGAAAAGATCGGCCTGCCGGAGCATCTGGGCGACGTGGGGCTTCCCGAATATCCGCGCAACTATCTGTCCGCGGCACCGCTGGTGATGGCGATCTGGCCAGCCCTGTGGGGCGGGCTGTATATGTTCACCAAGCGCCGCGACGAACTGGAAAAGCAGGAAAAGGAAAAGGGCCACGAAACCCATGATCAGGAGGAGAAGTAA
- the nrfD gene encoding NrfD/PsrC family molybdoenzyme membrane anchor subunit produces MAAPSIGRPAGSDWVREKIFLGMTPREYVRSLVTPGNAVAAVILAVGLPITFIRFTQGMGAVSNLSDANPWGVWIAFDVLCGVALAAGGFLTGGAVHLFGMKEYKPLVRPAILTGFLGYALVVVGLLFDLGRPWRLPYPMMVSLGTTSVLFEVGWCVALYLMCQAVEMLPPVFEWLGYKRLRQWAVGLTAGATVTAVVLSTLHQSSLGALFLIAPGKLHPLWYTMYLPVYFICSAIGGGIGMIIFESSLSHSYFKEQTKHHPHGEFDKLTIGLGKAGAVVMYMNFLLRWLGVAHDNRWELLTTGWGAWWLVEVVGFIGLPCLVYLWGYRKDNVLAIRIAAVWSVIGLILNRFNVGLIAFNYTSTERYVPRWTEIWVSVMIITIGVLIFRWMVNRMPILLQHPDYAGDEH; encoded by the coding sequence ATGGCGGCTCCTTCTATCGGACGCCCCGCCGGCAGTGACTGGGTGCGGGAAAAGATCTTTTTGGGTATGACGCCGCGCGAGTATGTGCGCAGCCTGGTGACTCCGGGCAACGCGGTTGCGGCGGTGATTCTGGCGGTGGGACTGCCCATCACCTTTATCCGCTTCACGCAGGGGATGGGCGCAGTGTCGAATCTTTCCGACGCCAACCCGTGGGGAGTGTGGATTGCTTTTGACGTGCTGTGCGGCGTGGCGCTGGCCGCGGGCGGTTTTCTGACCGGCGGCGCGGTGCACCTGTTCGGCATGAAGGAATACAAGCCGTTGGTGCGGCCCGCGATCCTTACCGGATTTTTGGGCTACGCGCTGGTGGTGGTGGGACTGCTGTTCGACCTGGGCCGTCCGTGGCGTCTGCCCTATCCGATGATGGTGTCTTTGGGCACGACGTCGGTCCTGTTCGAAGTGGGCTGGTGTGTGGCGCTCTATCTGATGTGCCAGGCGGTGGAAATGCTGCCGCCAGTCTTCGAATGGCTGGGCTACAAGAGACTGCGGCAATGGGCCGTGGGTCTCACCGCCGGAGCCACGGTTACGGCAGTCGTGCTCTCGACGTTGCACCAATCTTCACTTGGCGCGCTCTTTCTCATCGCTCCGGGAAAACTGCATCCGCTGTGGTACACGATGTATCTGCCGGTGTACTTTATCTGCAGTGCCATCGGCGGCGGCATCGGCATGATCATTTTCGAATCGTCGCTGTCGCACTCCTACTTCAAGGAGCAGACCAAGCATCATCCGCATGGTGAATTCGACAAGCTGACCATCGGCCTCGGCAAGGCCGGCGCGGTGGTCATGTACATGAACTTCCTTCTGCGCTGGCTGGGTGTGGCGCACGACAACCGCTGGGAACTTTTAACCACCGGCTGGGGCGCATGGTGGCTCGTGGAAGTGGTCGGATTTATCGGTCTGCCGTGTCTGGTATACCTTTGGGGATACCGCAAGGACAACGTGCTGGCCATCCGCATCGCCGCCGTCTGGTCGGTGATCGGGCTGATCCTGAACCGCTTCAACGTCGGCCTGATCGCCTTCAACTACACATCCACCGAGCGTTACGTCCCGCGCTGGACGGAAATCTGGGTCAGCGTGATGATTATCACGATTGGCGTTTTGATTTTCCGCTGGATGGTCAACCGCATGCCCATCCTCCTTCAGCATCCTGACTATGCCGGCGACGAACACTAA
- a CDS encoding cytochrome c3 family protein, which produces MAFCSLSFAAPQTFQKKRNTPADCAACHTCKNPDQTNPCLTLCPRPRATSQDIIHAPETVLLYELENEYEPVAFNHRTHAQMSAMGGECADCHHFGEGGRIEACKQCHSLTASEDMRQPGLKGAYHRQCMKCHEQWSGETNCENCHIKKGMPGPLTAANVAGAPHETHMPGNLKDMQQPDKKVWQSSYNGGTVVTLHHKNHTEKYGIDCAACHHAEGCGSCHSKQGTTAQVSKSEQALHATCNACHAEMSCGQCHQQSEAVAFNHDRTGFQLGKQHSKLQCKSCHGDPYHFTKPKADCNGCHNNFAEGKFNHAATGVSLDENHKEIGCEICHVKRAFAEPPKCTECHGAEVAYPAKVPGARVKGKH; this is translated from the coding sequence TTGGCCTTTTGCTCATTGAGTTTCGCCGCGCCGCAGACGTTTCAGAAGAAGCGGAATACGCCGGCGGATTGCGCGGCCTGCCATACCTGCAAGAACCCGGATCAGACTAATCCCTGTCTGACGCTCTGCCCGCGGCCCCGCGCCACGTCGCAGGACATTATTCACGCGCCGGAAACCGTGCTCCTGTATGAACTGGAAAACGAGTACGAACCGGTGGCCTTCAATCACCGCACCCATGCCCAGATGTCGGCGATGGGCGGCGAATGCGCCGACTGCCATCACTTCGGCGAAGGCGGGCGGATCGAGGCCTGCAAGCAGTGCCACAGCCTGACCGCGTCCGAAGATATGCGGCAGCCGGGGCTGAAGGGCGCCTACCACCGCCAGTGCATGAAGTGCCACGAGCAGTGGAGCGGCGAGACCAACTGCGAGAATTGTCACATCAAGAAGGGCATGCCCGGACCGCTGACGGCGGCCAATGTCGCCGGAGCCCCTCACGAGACGCACATGCCCGGCAATCTGAAAGATATGCAGCAGCCGGACAAGAAAGTCTGGCAGTCTTCCTATAACGGCGGCACGGTGGTGACGCTGCATCACAAGAACCACACCGAAAAGTACGGGATCGACTGCGCCGCCTGCCATCACGCCGAAGGCTGCGGAAGCTGCCACAGCAAGCAGGGCACCACGGCGCAGGTCAGCAAGAGCGAACAGGCTCTGCACGCCACGTGCAATGCCTGCCATGCCGAGATGAGCTGCGGCCAGTGCCATCAGCAGAGTGAAGCGGTGGCCTTCAACCATGACCGCACCGGATTCCAGCTTGGCAAGCAGCACTCGAAACTGCAGTGCAAGTCCTGCCACGGCGATCCGTACCACTTTACCAAGCCGAAAGCCGACTGCAACGGCTGCCACAACAACTTTGCCGAAGGCAAGTTCAACCATGCCGCTACGGGCGTTTCGCTGGACGAGAACCACAAGGAAATCGGCTGCGAAATCTGCCACGTAAAGCGGGCCTTTGCCGAGCCGCCCAAGTGTACCGAGTGCCACGGCGCCGAAGTCGCCTATCCGGCCAAGGTCCCGGGAGCGCGGGTTAAGGGCAAGCATTAA